A genome region from Tenrec ecaudatus isolate mTenEca1 chromosome 13, mTenEca1.hap1, whole genome shotgun sequence includes the following:
- the PRLH gene encoding prolactin-releasing peptide, producing the protein MKVLPAWLLCLLLLCLTLQGSASRAHPHSMEARTPAINPAWYTGRGIRPVGRFGRRWTALEAGSPATGSLLPPGRRLRVPEGEGMVQLFNKVAG; encoded by the exons ATGAAGGTGCTGCCAGCCTGGCTCCTgtgcctgctgctgctgtgtcTGACCCTGCAGGGGTCTGCAAGCcgagcccacccacactccatgGAGGCgcgca CCCCTGCCATCAACCCCGCCTGGTACACAGGCCGGGGCATCAGGCCCGTGGGCCGATTTGGCCGGAGGTGGACAGCACTGGAGGCTGGATCCCCGGCAACAGGCAGCCTGCTTCCCCCGGGCCGGAGGCTCCGGGTCCCCGAGGGAGAGGGGATGGTCCAGCTCTTCAATAAAGTAGCCGGGtga
- the RAB17 gene encoding ras-related protein Rab-17, giving the protein MSDPDPAHAFKLVLLGSESVGKSSLALRFVKDDFSSSLPTVGCAFFTKVVQVGAAHLKFEIWDTAGQEKYHSVCRLYFRGANAALLVYDVANMESFLRAQQWLRDLEGELLPGEVVVMLVGNKTDLTEEREVTSEDGKAFAESKGLLFAETSAKQNHQVTEAFSAVAQELLRREEEQAGQRHRGDPGVDLNQGTSRQAKCCAP; this is encoded by the exons ATGTCGGACCCGGACCCAGCCCACGCCTTCAAGCTGGTTCTCCTGGGCAGCGAGTCTGTCGGCAAGTCCAGCCTGGCCCTTCGCTTCGTCAAGGATGACTTCAGTAGCAGCCTGCCCACTGTCGGGT GTGCCTTCTTCACCAAGGTGGTGCAGGTGGGGGCCGCCCACCTCAAGTTTGAGATCTGGGACACAGCCGGCCAGGAGAAGTACCACAGCGTCTGCCGCCTCTACTTCCGGGGTGCCAACGCCGCCCTGCTGGTGTATGACGTGGCCAACATG gagtcATTcctcagggcccagcagtggctcCGGGACCTGGAGGGCGAGCTCCTGCCTGGCGAGGTCGTGGTGATGCTGGTGGGCAACAAGACGGACCTCACCGAGGAGCGGGAGGTGACCTCCGAG GACGGGAAGGCGTTTGCTGAGAGCAAAGGGCTGCTGTTTGCGGAAACCTCCGCCAAGCAGAACCACCAGGTGACCGAGGCCTTCagcgctgtgg CCCAAGAGTTACTGCGGAGAGAAGAGGAGCAGGCAGGCCAGAGGCACCGTGGGGACCCCGGAGTGGATCTTAACCAAGGCACCTCCAGACAGGCCAAATGCTGTGCCCCCTAG